In Acanthochromis polyacanthus isolate Apoly-LR-REF ecotype Palm Island chromosome 18, KAUST_Apoly_ChrSc, whole genome shotgun sequence, the following proteins share a genomic window:
- the dnajc21 gene encoding dnaJ homolog subfamily C member 21 isoform X2 — translation MKCHYEVLGVKRDAGDDDLKKAYRKLALKWHPDKNLDNAEEAAEQFKLIQAAYDVLSDPQERAWYDNHREALLKGGLSGEYEDDSIDLLQYFTVTCYSGYGDDEKGFFTVYRNLFESIVKEEMEHSKVEDDEEEEEFPPFGDSQSDYDTVVHVFYGYWQSFCTHKNFAWKEEYDTRQASNRWEKRAMEKENKKTREKARKERNDLVRQLVAFVRKRDRRVQAHRKLVEEQNAEKIKKVEELRRKQKLKQAKLAEEYKEQSWAAMSELEKELQQMEAQYGEEFGDASESEEEELDMDTQEKNEVEGESDQPDGDGLIDEFDDLYCPACDKSFKSDKAMKNHEKSKKHREMVALLRQQLEEEEDSLGLNVDGKEGREDDEEEEEEEEEEEEEEEEKPRQKLSKKQKRKKKQQKVANQSAQEEEDGEKPTQTTTCDEEAPEKPAEPAESEKQDDLPATELKSSGKTKGKKGGGKDKPKNVKSHTGEQLPEKELNLRCVTCNYEFPTRNKLFDHLKTSGHATALSANAAHSSMSKSKKDKRKNR, via the exons ATAAAAACTTGGACAATGCTGAGGAGGCGGCAGAGCAGTTCAAGCTGATCCAGGCAGCCTATGATGTCCTGAGTGATCCACAGGAGAGAGCGTG GTACGACAATCACAGGGAGGCTCTGCTGAAAGGAGGGCTGAGTGGCGAATATGAAGACGACAGCATCGATCTGTTGCAGTATTTTACGGTCACCTGCTACTCTGGCTATGGAGATGACGAGAAG ggcTTTTTCACAGTTTACAGGAATCTTTTTGAGTCCATTGTTAAGGAGGAGATGGAGCACAGCAAAGTggaagatgatgaagaggaggaggagtttccTCCCTTTGGAGACTCTCAGAGTGATTACGATACG GTAGTTCATGTGTTTTACGGCTACTGGCAGAGCTTCTGCACTCACAAAAACTTTGCGTGGAAGGAGGAATACGACACGAGGCAGGCCTCCAACCGCTGGGAGAAACGggccatggagaaggagaaCAAGAAAACCAGAGAAAAGGCTCGAAAGGAGCGTAACGACCTGGTGCGACAGTTGGTGGCTTTTGTCCGTAAGCGTGACCGTCGTGTTCAGGCCCACAGGAAGCTGGTGGAGGAACAGAACGCTGAGAAGATTAAAAAGGTGGAGGAACTGAGACGGAAACAGAAGCTCAAACAGGCAAA GCTGGCAGAAGAGTACAAGGAGCAGAGCTGGGCGGCCATGTCTGAACTTGaaaaggagctgcagcagatggAAGCTCAGTACGGAGAGGAGTTTGGAGATGCATCTGAGAGCGAGGAGGAAGAGTTGGATATGGACACGCAGGAGAAGAACGAGGTAGAAGGAG AATCAGACCAGCCAGATGGAGACGGCCTGATCGATGAATTTGATGATCTCTACTGCCCAGCCTGTGACAAATCCTTCAAATCAGATAAAGC AAtgaaaaaccatgaaaaatccaaaaagcaTCGGGAGATGGTGgcgttgctacggcaacagcttGAGGAAGAAGAGGATTCACTTGGTTTGAATGTTGATGGAAAGGAGGGAAGAGAGGAtgacgaggaggaagaagaagaagaggaggaggaggaggaggaggaggaggaaaagccAAGGCAGAA ACtgtccaaaaaacaaaagaggaaaaagaaacagcagaaagtgGCAAAT CAAAGtgctcaggaggaggaggatggggagAAACCGACACAGACGACCACCTGTGATGAAGAAGCCCCAGAGAAGCCAGCAGAGCCAGCAGAGTCTGAGAAACAGGACGATCTCCCTGCCACAGAATTAAAGAG CTCTGGGAAGACGAAGGGAAAGAAGGGAGGAGGAAAAGACAAACCAAAGAACGTCAAGTCACACACAGGAGAACAGCTTCCTGAG AAGGAATTAAACCTGCGCTGTGTTACCTGCAACTACGAGTTCCCCACGAGAAACAAGCTGTTTGACCATCTGAAGACCAGCGGCCATGCTACCGCGCTCTCTGCAAACGCTGCTCACAGCTCCATGAGCAAGAGCAAAAAAGACAAGAGGAAGAACAGATAA
- the dnajc21 gene encoding dnaJ homolog subfamily C member 21 isoform X1, with product MKCHYEVLGVKRDAGDDDLKKAYRKLALKWHPDKNLDNAEEAAEQFKLIQAAYDVLSDPQERAWYDNHREALLKGGLSGEYEDDSIDLLQYFTVTCYSGYGDDEKGFFTVYRNLFESIVKEEMEHSKVEDDEEEEEFPPFGDSQSDYDTVVHVFYGYWQSFCTHKNFAWKEEYDTRQASNRWEKRAMEKENKKTREKARKERNDLVRQLVAFVRKRDRRVQAHRKLVEEQNAEKIKKVEELRRKQKLKQAKLAEEYKEQSWAAMSELEKELQQMEAQYGEEFGDASESEEEELDMDTQEKNEVEGESDQPDGDGLIDEFDDLYCPACDKSFKSDKAMKNHEKSKKHREMVALLRQQLEEEEDSLGLNVDGKEGREDDEEEEEEEEEEEEEEEEKPRQKLSKKQKRKKKQQKVANQSAQEEEDGEKPTQTTTCDEEAPEKPAEPAESEKQDDLPATELKSSSGKTKGKKGGGKDKPKNVKSHTGEQLPEKELNLRCVTCNYEFPTRNKLFDHLKTSGHATALSANAAHSSMSKSKKDKRKNR from the exons ATAAAAACTTGGACAATGCTGAGGAGGCGGCAGAGCAGTTCAAGCTGATCCAGGCAGCCTATGATGTCCTGAGTGATCCACAGGAGAGAGCGTG GTACGACAATCACAGGGAGGCTCTGCTGAAAGGAGGGCTGAGTGGCGAATATGAAGACGACAGCATCGATCTGTTGCAGTATTTTACGGTCACCTGCTACTCTGGCTATGGAGATGACGAGAAG ggcTTTTTCACAGTTTACAGGAATCTTTTTGAGTCCATTGTTAAGGAGGAGATGGAGCACAGCAAAGTggaagatgatgaagaggaggaggagtttccTCCCTTTGGAGACTCTCAGAGTGATTACGATACG GTAGTTCATGTGTTTTACGGCTACTGGCAGAGCTTCTGCACTCACAAAAACTTTGCGTGGAAGGAGGAATACGACACGAGGCAGGCCTCCAACCGCTGGGAGAAACGggccatggagaaggagaaCAAGAAAACCAGAGAAAAGGCTCGAAAGGAGCGTAACGACCTGGTGCGACAGTTGGTGGCTTTTGTCCGTAAGCGTGACCGTCGTGTTCAGGCCCACAGGAAGCTGGTGGAGGAACAGAACGCTGAGAAGATTAAAAAGGTGGAGGAACTGAGACGGAAACAGAAGCTCAAACAGGCAAA GCTGGCAGAAGAGTACAAGGAGCAGAGCTGGGCGGCCATGTCTGAACTTGaaaaggagctgcagcagatggAAGCTCAGTACGGAGAGGAGTTTGGAGATGCATCTGAGAGCGAGGAGGAAGAGTTGGATATGGACACGCAGGAGAAGAACGAGGTAGAAGGAG AATCAGACCAGCCAGATGGAGACGGCCTGATCGATGAATTTGATGATCTCTACTGCCCAGCCTGTGACAAATCCTTCAAATCAGATAAAGC AAtgaaaaaccatgaaaaatccaaaaagcaTCGGGAGATGGTGgcgttgctacggcaacagcttGAGGAAGAAGAGGATTCACTTGGTTTGAATGTTGATGGAAAGGAGGGAAGAGAGGAtgacgaggaggaagaagaagaagaggaggaggaggaggaggaggaggaggaaaagccAAGGCAGAA ACtgtccaaaaaacaaaagaggaaaaagaaacagcagaaagtgGCAAAT CAAAGtgctcaggaggaggaggatggggagAAACCGACACAGACGACCACCTGTGATGAAGAAGCCCCAGAGAAGCCAGCAGAGCCAGCAGAGTCTGAGAAACAGGACGATCTCCCTGCCACAGAATTAAAGAG CAGCTCTGGGAAGACGAAGGGAAAGAAGGGAGGAGGAAAAGACAAACCAAAGAACGTCAAGTCACACACAGGAGAACAGCTTCCTGAG AAGGAATTAAACCTGCGCTGTGTTACCTGCAACTACGAGTTCCCCACGAGAAACAAGCTGTTTGACCATCTGAAGACCAGCGGCCATGCTACCGCGCTCTCTGCAAACGCTGCTCACAGCTCCATGAGCAAGAGCAAAAAAGACAAGAGGAAGAACAGATAA